Proteins encoded in a region of the Paenibacillus sp. W2I17 genome:
- a CDS encoding AraC family transcriptional regulator produces the protein MPTDQSCQVLTAGFSFHRKPYAMVQPEGVKNYLLRLQTDGRCRARIDGDMSLVDAGDLLLFDPDEPYELRIDNETNPMGERLVESGDYHIFFNGSWVDEWWKRHKRPTRIKVELTESLLVLFRQLVLEQRRISNPYPEISSYYMRILCLEVDRLLAEHPTITNTNYVAYEIKNYIEENASSLFKLDDVATHIGISVSRGVHLFKEAFGKSIMQYTLDVRLNMARERIIFSPMTLEQVSESSGFNNYTYFHRVFRSRFGMSPKEFRVIHREQM, from the coding sequence ATGCCGACAGATCAATCCTGCCAAGTTCTTACAGCAGGCTTTTCATTTCATCGTAAACCCTACGCTATGGTGCAGCCTGAAGGGGTGAAGAACTACCTGTTAAGACTGCAAACAGACGGACGTTGCCGTGCACGCATAGACGGGGACATGTCCCTGGTGGATGCGGGCGATCTGCTTCTTTTTGATCCTGACGAGCCCTATGAGCTGAGAATAGACAATGAAACCAATCCGATGGGAGAACGACTGGTGGAGAGTGGCGACTATCACATCTTCTTTAATGGTTCTTGGGTGGATGAGTGGTGGAAGCGTCACAAACGGCCGACCCGGATCAAAGTCGAACTGACGGAAAGTCTCTTGGTCCTGTTTCGACAGCTCGTACTGGAGCAGCGCCGCATCTCGAATCCTTACCCGGAAATTTCAAGTTATTATATGCGAATTTTATGTCTCGAAGTGGATCGACTGCTCGCGGAGCATCCAACGATAACCAACACCAATTATGTGGCCTATGAGATCAAGAACTACATTGAAGAAAACGCTTCCTCTTTATTCAAGCTGGATGATGTGGCAACACATATTGGCATCAGTGTCTCACGGGGTGTACATCTCTTCAAAGAAGCGTTTGGCAAAAGCATCATGCAATACACGCTTGACGTACGGCTGAATATGGCCAGGGAACGGATTATTTTCAGTCCAATGACCCTGGAGCAAGTGTCTGAGTCTTCCGGCTTTAACAACTATACCTATTTTCATCGGGTATTCCGTTCCCGGTTCGGCATGTCTCCGAAGGAATTCCGCGTCATTCACCGGGAACAGATGTAA